A single region of the Chrysoperla carnea chromosome 5, inChrCarn1.1, whole genome shotgun sequence genome encodes:
- the LOC123301703 gene encoding dnaJ homolog subfamily C member 25 homolog, whose translation MKKVTQNLIENMALINLLQLLLILITTTNAQLLEGLYCGKENCYDVLGVTRESTKSEISKNYRQLARKYHPDLHRTEEAKSIAEEQFKKIATAYEILKDEETRTDYDYMLDNPDEYYAHYYRYYRRRVAPKVDVRIVLAVTITIISIIQYYSAWQRYEEAIKYFMSLPKYRNKAMDFARQEGLMPNPKATKRKSKSEQKEEMESIIRKIIEENMDIKGSYAKPQIKDILWIQLLISPYTLVMYFVWYVSWIYKYNLLKRPYGTEEKLYLIRKYMKMGQHQFNGLEEHKKEEFLERELWIKENFTAWQAEEEENMKKSLAENSKYKAYRRYIKNHGVSRMTFDDS comes from the coding sequence atgaaaaaagtgacacaaaatttgattgaaaacatggcactaattaatttattacaattattattaattttaatcacgaCAACAAATGCTCAACTTCTAGAAGGATTATACTGTGGTAAAGAGAATTGTTACGATGTTCTGGGTGTTACACGTGAATCAACCAAAtccgaaatatcgaaaaattatcgTCAACTCGCACGAAAATATCATCCGGATTTACATCGTACCGAAGAAGCGAAAAGTATCGCTgaagaacaatttaaaaaaatcgccaccgcttatgaaattttaaaagatgaagAAACACGCACCGATTATGATTATATGTTAGATAATCCCGATGAATATTACGCTCATTATTATCGATATTATCGACGTCGTGTTGCACCCAAGGTTGATGTTCGTATTGTGCTAGCTGTAACGATTACAATTATATCgattatacaatattatagtGCGTGGCAACGTTATGAAGAAgcgattaaatattttatgtcgtTACCGAAATATCGAAACAAAGCAATGGATTTTGCACGTCAAGAAGGTTTAATGCCAAATCCAAAAGCGACGAAACGTAAAAGTAAAAGTGAACAAAAAGAAGAAATGGAATCGATAATACGAAAAATCATTGAAGAAAATATGGATATTAAAGGTTCATATGCAAAACCACAAATCAAGGATATTTTATGGATTCAGCTGTTAATATCCCCTTATACCCTAGTTATGTATTTCGTGTGGTATGTGTCGTGgatctataaatataatttgttaaaacgACCGTACGGTAccgaagaaaaattatatttaatacgaaaatatatgaaaatgggACAACATCAATTTAACGGTTTGGAAGAGCACAAGAAAGAGGAATTCTTAGAACGGGAATTATGGATTAAAGAGAATTTTACGGCGTGGCAAGCAGAAGAggaagaaaatatgaaaaaatcattAGCGGAAAATTCGAAATATAAAGCGTATcgtagatatattaaaaatcatggTGTTAGTCGAATGACTTTCGATGactcttaa
- the LOC123301705 gene encoding SET and MYND domain-containing protein 5: MEDCGCEVRLINEIKGRGLIATKQFKQGDVLFSEKPLVSCQFPWNEAYGYLACHHCMSPLENVLQCAARLSNNPAIELAFTELDQPPTIYPCSMCGVKYCSTECQVESYNQYHRTMCLGTTEIVEEHPLNILVEAWKKFHYPPETCSILLLVRIVATIQQSDNSDATLNEFMQFCHRVTNDKDRIVHKLLGQQFEQQIEQMRLLFINAISTEKVDHWCTPEGFRSLFALLGTNCQGIGTNAVTRWYNRVQDFLKTNTTISEEEKDRFETSIDKLYYEDFENATGSDFLDNEGSGLFKKQSLINHSCTPNAEVCFLNDNFQLSIRALKDIECEEEICISYLPPCQLEDSDREERQETLSENYLFICRCSRCETENDVMEE, from the exons ATGGAAGATTGTGGATGTGAAGTTcgattaattaatgaaatcaaa gGAAGAGGTTTAATAGCAACAAAACAATTTAAGCAAGGTGATGTTTTATTTTCGGAAAAACCACTTGTTTCCTGTCAATTTCCATGGAATGAAGCGTACGGATATTTGGCATGCCATCATTGTATGAG CCCGCTTGAAAACGTTTTACAATGTGCAGCCCGATTATCCAATAATCCTGCTATTGAATTAGCTTTTACGGAATTGGATCAACCGCCAACAATTTATCCATGCAGCATGTGTGGTGTTAAATATTGCAGTACAGAATGTCAAGTGGAGTCATATAATCAATATCATCGAACTATGTGTTTGGGTACGACTGAAATCGTTGAAGAACATCCCTTAAATATACTGGTTGAAGCTTGGaa aAAATTTCATTACCCACCAGAAACGTGTAGCATTTTATTACTGGTTCGAATAGTTGCAACCATTCAACAATCCGACAATTCAGACGCAACTTTAAAcgaatttatgcaattttgtcATCGTGTGACAAACGATAAAGATCGAATAGTTCACAAATTACTTGGTCAACAGTTCGAACAACAAATCGAACAAATgcgtttattatttatcaatgcAATATCCACCGAAAAAGTCGATCATTGGTGTACACCAGAAGGTTTTCGATCTTTGTTCGCCTTACTAGGAACAAATTGTCAAGGAATTGGTACAAATGCGGTAACCCGATGGTATAATCGTGTTCAAGACTTTTTAAAAACGAATACAACAATTTCGGAAGAGGAAAAAGATCGATTTGAGACAAGTATCGATAAATTATATTACGAAGATTTTGAGAATGCAACTGGATCCGATTTTTTGGATAATGAAGGAtctggtttatttaaaaaacaaagtttaattaatCATAGCTGTACACCAAATGCTGAAGTTTGTTTTCTAAacgataattttcaattatcaatTCGAGCATTAAAAGATATCGAATGTGAGGAGGAAATTTGTATTAGTTATTTACCGCCATGTCAATTAGAGGATTCGGATCGAGAAGAACGTCAAGAAACTTTAtccgaaaattatttatttatttgtcgaTGTTCGAGATGTGAAACTGAAAATGATGTTATGgaagaataa
- the LOC123301706 gene encoding UDP-N-acetylglucosamine transferase subunit ALG13 homolog, with protein MGKQVFVTVGTTEFNLLIKTVSNVDILLTLKELGFTKVIFQIGKGSFTPSTELNIDGISVEYYRYKDSIQEDILESDLIISHAGAGTCLEVLQAGKTFLAVINEELMDNHQLELAEEFHKLGYLHYCTCDKLYETLKTINSRKLKPYPKGNKDKFVKFLNEYMGV; from the coding sequence ATGGGGAAACAAGTTTTCGTTACGGTTGGAACTACagaatttaatttacttattaaaactGTTTCTAACGTGGATATTTTATTAACGTTAAAAGAATTAGGTTTTACAAAAGTAATTTTCCAAATTGGAAAAGGTTCATTTACACCATCAACAGAATTGAATATAGATGGCATTAGTGTGGAATATTATCGGTATAAGGATTCAATCCAGGAAGATATTCTGGAATCCGATTTAATAATAAGTCATGCTGGAGCTGGTACTTGTTTAGAAGTGTTACAAgcaggaaaaacatttttagctgTTATTAATGAAGAATTAATGGATAATCATCAATTAGAACTTGCAGAAGAGTTCCATAAGCTTGGTTATTTACATTATTGTACTTGTGATAAACTTTACGAAacgttaaaaacaattaattccaGAAAATTAAAACCATATCCCAAAGGAAACAAAgataaattcgtaaaatttttaaatgaatatatggGTGTTTAA